A genomic window from Candidatus Deferrimicrobium borealis includes:
- a CDS encoding tripartite tricarboxylate transporter permease, translating to MDIFSGLISGFSIALTPINLLFAFLGALVGTAIGVLPGLGPAATIALLLPAIYVIDAPVTAIILMAGIFYGSMYGGSTTSILLNLPGEAASVVTCIDGYQMALKGRAGAALGIAAIASFVAGTIGIVGMTLFAPKIAGFALSFGPPEKFSLAVVGLLMAVTLSGASVVKGLVMMALGLLLASVGLDPISGKTRFSFGVIELQSGFDFVTLAMGVFGLGEIFYGLESAVKTEIVTTKVGQVWPTMKDWVASRMAILRGTLVGFFIGIIPGGGAVISSLVSYAVEKRVSKRPEEFGQGAIEGVAGPEAANNAASSSSFIPLLTLGIPGNASIAMIFAALLIKGITPGPFLIVEHPDVFWGVIASMYIGNVMLLVLNLPLVGLWAQLLRVPFGIMAPVIILFTAIGSYSIQGQAFDIYSLVGFGLFGYLLRKLKFEPGAMVLAFVLGPMVEGSMRQSLLMSGGSFSIFVTRPISLALIGLFAVLAISQSAVTLRKRFRTTT from the coding sequence GTGGATATCTTCAGTGGGCTGATCAGCGGCTTTTCCATCGCCCTTACCCCGATCAACCTTCTGTTCGCCTTTCTCGGCGCGCTGGTCGGCACCGCCATCGGAGTGCTCCCGGGGCTGGGACCCGCCGCCACCATCGCGCTGCTCTTGCCGGCCATCTACGTGATCGACGCGCCGGTGACCGCCATCATCCTCATGGCCGGGATCTTCTACGGTTCGATGTACGGCGGCTCCACCACCTCGATCCTCCTGAATCTCCCCGGCGAAGCGGCGTCGGTTGTGACCTGCATCGACGGATACCAGATGGCCCTGAAGGGGAGGGCCGGCGCTGCCCTCGGCATCGCCGCCATCGCTTCGTTCGTGGCCGGGACCATCGGGATCGTGGGCATGACCCTGTTCGCCCCGAAGATCGCCGGATTCGCCCTGAGTTTCGGCCCCCCGGAGAAGTTCTCCCTTGCCGTCGTGGGCCTGCTCATGGCGGTGACCCTTTCGGGGGCTTCCGTCGTCAAAGGGCTCGTGATGATGGCGCTGGGGCTCCTGCTGGCCTCGGTGGGGCTCGATCCCATCTCCGGAAAAACGAGGTTCTCCTTCGGCGTCATCGAGCTGCAGAGCGGATTCGATTTCGTGACCCTCGCCATGGGGGTGTTCGGGTTGGGGGAGATCTTCTACGGGCTCGAATCCGCCGTCAAGACCGAAATCGTCACCACCAAGGTCGGCCAGGTGTGGCCCACGATGAAGGATTGGGTGGCATCGCGGATGGCGATCCTCCGCGGCACCCTGGTCGGATTCTTCATCGGCATAATTCCCGGCGGCGGCGCGGTCATCTCCTCCCTGGTCTCCTATGCCGTGGAAAAGAGGGTGTCGAAACGGCCCGAGGAATTCGGCCAGGGCGCGATCGAAGGGGTGGCGGGCCCGGAAGCGGCGAACAACGCTGCGTCCAGTTCGTCGTTCATCCCGTTGCTGACCCTCGGCATTCCCGGCAACGCCTCCATCGCGATGATCTTCGCCGCCCTTCTGATCAAGGGGATCACCCCCGGACCGTTTCTCATCGTGGAGCACCCGGACGTTTTCTGGGGGGTGATCGCCTCCATGTACATCGGAAACGTCATGCTCCTCGTGCTGAATCTGCCCCTTGTAGGGCTCTGGGCCCAGCTCCTCCGGGTCCCGTTCGGGATCATGGCCCCGGTCATCATCCTCTTCACCGCCATCGGCTCGTACAGCATCCAGGGCCAGGCGTTCGACATCTACAGCCTGGTCGGATTCGGCCTGTTCGGCTACCTGCTCCGCAAGCTGAAGTTCGAACCCGGCGCCATGGTGCTGGCCTTCGTCCTGGGGCCCATGGTCGAAGGATCGATGCGGCAATCCCTTCTGATGTCGGGGGGAAGCTTCTCGATCTTCGTTACGCGTCCCATTTCCCTGGCCCTGATCGGGCTGTTCGCGGTTCTCGCGATAAGTCAATCCGCCGTGACGTTGCGGAAGAGGTTCCGGACAACCACCTGA
- a CDS encoding tripartite tricarboxylate transporter TctB family protein: MGRAEKVSSIVLVAFGLFVAFYSRQYLKLGKMITPGAGFLPYWIGIALAVLGAIWFLNTRLSRSGSGAGGEERVAVNAAAEKEALRGRILSRFLPGVLLVILYAWLFEKAGYLVSTALFMVGWQKVVEKEGWRKTAVIAVLCAGCMYTLFSYLLKVYLPTGTWFS, encoded by the coding sequence ATGGGCCGCGCGGAAAAGGTTTCCTCCATCGTCCTGGTCGCATTCGGACTCTTCGTGGCCTTCTATTCACGCCAGTATCTGAAGCTCGGAAAGATGATCACTCCCGGCGCGGGATTTCTCCCGTATTGGATCGGAATCGCGCTGGCCGTTCTGGGGGCGATCTGGTTTCTGAATACCCGCCTCTCCCGGAGTGGATCGGGGGCGGGCGGAGAGGAACGCGTCGCCGTGAATGCGGCGGCGGAAAAGGAAGCGCTGCGCGGCCGCATCCTCTCGAGGTTTCTGCCAGGCGTTCTGCTGGTCATCCTCTACGCATGGCTGTTCGAAAAGGCCGGGTACCTCGTTTCCACCGCCCTTTTCATGGTCGGCTGGCAGAAAGTGGTGGAAAAGGAGGGATGGCGCAAGACCGCCGTCATCGCCGTGCTGTGCGCGGGGTGCATGTACACCTTGTTTTCCTACCTTCTCAAGGTCTATCTTCCGACCGGCACCTGGTTTTCTTAA
- a CDS encoding dihydrodipicolinate synthase family protein — MDTGFVRGVIPPIITPVDGDERVDEGALRRMVDHVIAGGVHGILSLGSNGEFFGLDREEQRRAAAVTIDQTAGRVPVYVGIGAISTKECVRTAAMAGSLGAQAITILPPMFLSPNDEELYRHFLAVAESTELPVLLYNNPDRMRVNLSASLVERLADVPNIVGVKDSSGDLVLTAEYIRRTRSKGFRVLAGRDVMILGTLVYGGVGCVAATANIVPALVVEIYAKFLAGDLEGAREAQFRLAPLRMAFNLGSFPVVTKEALNLLGFEVGKPILPNAPCTEPNRARLRDVLVQVGALKGGS; from the coding sequence ATGGATACGGGATTTGTTCGCGGGGTGATCCCCCCCATCATCACCCCGGTGGACGGCGACGAGCGGGTGGATGAGGGTGCTTTGCGGCGAATGGTCGATCACGTGATCGCCGGAGGGGTCCACGGGATCCTTTCGCTGGGAAGCAACGGGGAGTTCTTCGGGCTCGACCGCGAAGAGCAGCGCCGCGCCGCCGCCGTGACGATAGACCAGACCGCGGGCCGCGTTCCGGTCTACGTCGGAATCGGCGCCATTTCCACCAAAGAGTGCGTCCGGACGGCCGCGATGGCCGGATCGCTGGGGGCGCAGGCGATCACCATCCTTCCCCCCATGTTCCTCTCGCCCAACGACGAGGAACTGTACCGCCACTTCCTTGCGGTCGCGGAGTCGACCGAACTGCCCGTCCTTCTCTACAACAACCCGGACCGGATGCGGGTCAACCTTTCGGCGTCCCTCGTGGAGCGGCTGGCGGACGTGCCGAATATCGTCGGAGTGAAGGACAGCAGCGGCGACCTGGTCCTGACCGCGGAGTATATCCGCCGGACCCGGAGCAAGGGGTTCCGGGTCCTGGCCGGCAGGGACGTCATGATCCTCGGGACCCTCGTGTACGGCGGCGTCGGCTGCGTCGCCGCGACGGCGAACATCGTTCCGGCCCTCGTGGTGGAGATCTACGCGAAATTCCTGGCAGGCGACCTGGAAGGTGCCCGGGAGGCACAGTTCCGCCTCGCACCCTTGCGGATGGCGTTCAATCTGGGGAGCTTCCCGGTGGTTACCAAGGAGGCCTTGAACCTGCTGGGGTTCGAGGTCGGTAAGCCGATCCTGCCGAATGCTCCCTGCACGGAGCCCAATCGGGCGAGGTTGCGCGACGTGCTGGTCCAGGTGGGCGCGCTGAAGGGGGGAAGCTGA
- the gudD gene encoding glucarate dehydratase, which yields MQVIPVAGQDSMLLNLSGAHGPFFTRNIVILEDNAGNTGAGEVPGGERIRKTLEDAKSLVIGKSIGNYNNILNSVRQRFADRDSGGRGLQTFDLRITIHAVTALEAALLDLLGKFLEVPVAALLGEGQQRTAVEMLGYLFYVGDRNKTDLPYLKAPDAKDDWIRLRHEEALTPEAVVRLAEATHARYGFKDFKLKGGVLCGDTEIEAVTALAERFPDARITIDPNGAWSLEEAIRLCSNKKHVLAYVEDPCGAENGYSGREVMAEFRRATGLPTATNMISTDWRQMGHTIQLHSVDIPLADPHFWTMQGSIRVAQMCHEWGLTWGSHSNNHFDISLAMFTHVGAAAPGKIAALDTHWIWQEGQERLTKEPFKIEGGMVSVPERPGLGVEADMTQIERAHRLYLKEGLGARDDAMAMQYLIPGWKFDNKRPCLVR from the coding sequence ATGCAGGTCATCCCGGTCGCCGGCCAGGACAGTATGCTGCTCAATCTGAGCGGAGCGCACGGCCCGTTTTTCACGCGCAACATCGTCATCCTCGAAGACAACGCCGGCAATACGGGAGCAGGTGAAGTTCCCGGGGGCGAGCGTATCCGAAAAACCTTGGAGGATGCGAAGTCCCTCGTAATCGGCAAGTCCATCGGTAACTACAACAATATCCTCAATTCGGTGCGCCAGCGTTTCGCAGACAGGGATTCCGGTGGGCGCGGTCTGCAAACCTTTGATTTACGGATCACGATCCATGCGGTGACGGCATTGGAAGCCGCATTGCTTGATCTCTTGGGGAAATTCCTGGAAGTGCCAGTCGCCGCGCTGCTTGGGGAAGGCCAGCAGCGCACCGCGGTGGAGATGCTTGGGTACCTGTTCTACGTTGGCGACCGCAACAAGACCGACTTGCCCTATTTGAAAGCGCCTGATGCGAAAGACGACTGGATACGATTGCGTCATGAAGAAGCGCTTACGCCTGAGGCGGTCGTACGGCTTGCCGAAGCGACCCATGCCCGCTATGGCTTCAAGGACTTCAAGCTGAAAGGCGGAGTTCTTTGCGGTGACACGGAGATCGAAGCCGTGACGGCATTGGCGGAACGCTTTCCTGACGCCCGCATCACCATCGATCCCAATGGCGCCTGGTCATTGGAAGAGGCCATTCGACTCTGTAGCAACAAAAAGCATGTGCTGGCATACGTGGAAGATCCTTGCGGTGCGGAAAACGGTTATTCCGGGCGGGAGGTAATGGCCGAATTCCGAAGGGCAACCGGCCTCCCGACCGCCACCAACATGATCTCCACGGATTGGCGCCAGATGGGGCATACGATCCAGTTGCATTCCGTGGATATACCCTTGGCCGATCCGCACTTCTGGACCATGCAGGGCTCGATCCGCGTTGCACAGATGTGCCATGAATGGGGGTTGACCTGGGGCTCGCACTCCAACAATCATTTCGATATTTCGTTGGCCATGTTTACCCATGTCGGAGCCGCGGCCCCGGGGAAAATTGCCGCATTGGACACGCATTGGATCTGGCAGGAGGGTCAAGAACGCCTGACGAAAGAGCCATTCAAGATTGAGGGCGGGATGGTGTCTGTTCCCGAAAGGCCTGGCTTGGGAGTGGAAGCGGACATGACACAAATTGAGCGAGCACATCGGCTATATCTGAAAGAAGGGCTGGGCGCGCGCGACGACGCCATGGCCATGCAGTATCTGATTCCAGGCTGGAAATTCGACAACAAGCGTCCCTGCCTGGTGCGCTGA
- a CDS encoding LacI family DNA-binding transcriptional regulator: MAKLAGVSPITVSRVFNQPEMVATGTFEHVRRVIERTGYVPNLLAGGLASRRTRFVAAIVPAISSQIFSESIQSLTDRLWESGYQVLLGTSGYPTSREESLLAAILSRRPDGIFLTGISHSAKSRRRLVAANIPIVEVWDLTPSPVDMLVGFSHEKVGQAVAEFLVARGHRCFGVISADDARAEVRRMGFLSVLEKNRIDDVQTVHVPAPSNFRLGREGLARLLERGSLPRAVFCSSDTLAHGVLIEAQARGLSVPGDLAIVGFADLDFAAHTSPPLSTVRIDRPAIGRRAAEALLGRIEGRPVERIVDIGFHVMERGTT; the protein is encoded by the coding sequence GTGGCCAAACTGGCGGGCGTCTCGCCGATTACCGTCTCGCGCGTGTTCAATCAACCGGAAATGGTGGCCACCGGCACGTTCGAACATGTGCGCCGGGTGATCGAGCGCACAGGGTATGTTCCGAATCTGCTCGCCGGAGGACTGGCGTCCCGCAGAACCCGATTCGTGGCCGCGATCGTACCTGCGATCTCGAGCCAGATATTCTCCGAGTCCATCCAGTCCCTGACCGATCGATTGTGGGAGAGCGGCTACCAGGTACTGCTCGGCACATCGGGTTATCCAACGTCCCGCGAGGAAAGCCTTCTCGCCGCCATTCTCAGCAGGCGGCCCGACGGCATATTCCTCACCGGCATTTCGCATTCCGCGAAAAGCCGCCGTCGCCTTGTCGCGGCGAACATCCCGATCGTGGAAGTATGGGACCTCACTCCAAGTCCGGTCGACATGCTCGTCGGTTTCTCCCATGAGAAAGTCGGACAGGCGGTGGCCGAGTTCCTCGTCGCCAGGGGGCATCGCTGTTTCGGCGTGATATCGGCCGACGACGCGCGCGCGGAAGTGCGGCGAATGGGTTTTCTGTCGGTTCTCGAAAAAAACCGGATCGACGATGTCCAGACCGTCCACGTACCGGCGCCGTCCAATTTCCGACTTGGCCGGGAAGGGCTAGCTCGCCTTCTTGAACGCGGATCCCTTCCCCGGGCGGTCTTCTGCAGTTCGGACACTCTTGCCCACGGGGTACTGATCGAGGCGCAGGCGCGCGGTTTGTCCGTGCCGGGGGATCTGGCCATCGTCGGTTTCGCCGACCTCGACTTCGCGGCACACACATCCCCCCCGTTGTCGACGGTGCGGATCGACCGGCCCGCCATAGGCCGGCGAGCCGCGGAGGCCCTGTTGGGAAGAATCGAAGGCCGGCCCGTTGAAAGGATCGTCGACATCGGGTTTCATGTAATGGAACGCGGGACGACCTGA
- the garD gene encoding galactarate dehydratase, with protein MPHDDDVSMKSSPERAFTIKVHDRDNVAIVVNARGLPAGTRLDDGTVLLDTVPQGHKVALADMAEGAPVLRYGEVIGYAARTIARGTWIDESLVLLPEPPALDDLPLATSQAPDLPPLDGYAFDGYRNKDGSVGTKNVLGITTSVQCVAGVTDVLVRRIKEELLPRYSNVDDVVALNHTFGCGVAINAPAAIVPIRTLQNITRNPNFGGEVMVIGLGCEKLEPERLLPAGEFTDPLILRLQDESFRGFGEMVAAMMEMAEKRLSRMNRRRRESCPASDLVVGVQCGGSDAFSGVTANPAVGYAADLIVRAGGTVMFSEVTEVRDAIHLLIPRAIDESVGRALLREMAWYDRYLESGGADRSANPTPGNKKGGLANVVEKALGSIVKSGSSRIVDVLGPGERVRRKGLIFAATPASDFVCGTLQLAAGMNLQVFTTGRGTPYGLPMAPVVKVSSNTPLRDRWGDLIDLDAGRIATGEASIADVGWELFHLILDVASGRKQVAADRLGLHNSLVLFNPAPVT; from the coding sequence ATGCCTCATGACGACGATGTCTCGATGAAGTCATCCCCGGAACGGGCGTTCACCATCAAGGTCCATGATCGGGACAACGTGGCGATCGTCGTCAACGCCAGGGGGTTGCCGGCGGGCACACGGCTCGACGACGGCACCGTGCTGCTCGACACCGTTCCACAAGGCCACAAGGTTGCGCTCGCCGACATGGCGGAAGGCGCGCCGGTACTGCGATACGGAGAGGTGATCGGATACGCGGCCAGGACGATCGCGCGCGGAACCTGGATCGACGAGTCCCTCGTTCTCCTGCCCGAGCCTCCGGCGCTCGACGATCTGCCGCTCGCGACGTCTCAGGCGCCCGATCTGCCGCCGCTCGACGGATACGCCTTCGACGGCTATCGCAACAAGGATGGCTCCGTCGGCACGAAGAACGTGCTGGGCATCACTACCAGCGTGCAATGCGTCGCCGGCGTCACGGACGTTCTGGTCCGTCGCATCAAGGAAGAGCTGTTGCCTCGCTATTCGAACGTCGACGATGTGGTCGCGCTGAACCACACCTTCGGCTGCGGCGTCGCGATCAACGCCCCCGCCGCCATCGTGCCGATCCGCACCTTGCAGAACATCACGCGCAATCCGAATTTTGGCGGCGAGGTGATGGTCATCGGCCTCGGCTGCGAAAAGCTGGAGCCGGAACGGCTATTGCCCGCGGGGGAATTCACGGACCCGCTCATCCTGCGTCTCCAGGATGAATCCTTCCGCGGCTTCGGAGAAATGGTCGCCGCAATGATGGAGATGGCCGAAAAGCGGCTGTCGCGGATGAATCGCCGGCGACGGGAATCGTGCCCCGCCTCCGACCTGGTCGTCGGCGTGCAATGCGGCGGCAGCGATGCGTTTTCCGGCGTCACGGCCAATCCCGCGGTGGGGTACGCGGCGGACCTCATCGTGCGGGCTGGCGGTACCGTGATGTTCTCGGAAGTAACGGAGGTCCGCGACGCGATCCATCTGCTCATCCCCCGCGCGATCGACGAATCCGTCGGACGGGCATTGCTGCGTGAAATGGCCTGGTACGATCGCTACCTGGAGAGCGGCGGGGCGGACCGCAGCGCCAACCCGACGCCGGGCAACAAGAAGGGCGGATTGGCGAACGTGGTGGAGAAGGCGCTCGGCTCGATCGTCAAGTCCGGCAGCAGCCGGATCGTCGATGTGCTCGGACCCGGCGAGCGTGTGCGGCGAAAAGGCCTGATCTTTGCGGCGACGCCGGCCAGCGACTTCGTTTGCGGCACACTGCAACTGGCGGCGGGCATGAACCTGCAGGTGTTCACGACCGGCCGCGGAACGCCCTACGGCCTACCGATGGCCCCGGTGGTGAAGGTTTCATCCAATACGCCGCTGCGCGACCGATGGGGAGACCTCATCGATCTCGACGCCGGACGCATAGCGACCGGCGAGGCCAGCATCGCCGATGTCGGCTGGGAGCTGTTCCACCTGATTCTCGATGTCGCGAGCGGAAGAAAGCAGGTCGCCGCCGACCGGCTCGGGCTTCACAACTCCCTCGTCCTGTTCAACCCGGCTCCGGTGACCTGA